The window CAAGTGAGTATACACTCGCACTACCGTCTACACTGCCGCTACACCAGCAGCTGTACGGACCTGCTTCACTGTGTCTGGTTGAGCTTCAGTACGTATCAGCAAGCGTCGATGCGGTTCAGTGGGGGCTTGAATCCACCTGAGGAGGAATGAGCTAAATGCTGGCGAGACTATTCAGCTATAGAAAAATCACGCAGACTACCAGTATTTCACATTACACGGGGAGTCGGTGAGAACAATCAATTTCTGCGCATTTCACGGGATACTTCTAGAAAATGACACCGCATTCACACATGCGCATACTATGGTCCACATAAAAATGATAACATACTCTCGCTCGGTTTGGAAATCCATTTCGGCTCGAAAAGGCGACCACGTTCGGCTTTACAAGAGCAACTCAAGAAACCTAAGGTGCCGACGAGTTCAACTACCTAGAATTTTTTCCATAAATTGCCGTCAATTGTTCTCGCCAGCAGCGGTGTCTCCATGGTTCCTTATTTTCAAAACTATACATTCACTGCCCTCTCCCCTCGAGAACCACAGCCCGCCAGCGGCTGATGAAGTCGAGAAACAGGCGGAACCTGACTATCGTCCACAACGTTTCTATCACCAATTTTTTTGTCACCTGATTTGCCACACATCGCATATCTAGGCAGACGGTGTTAGCAAGGACGGCGGGGTCATTCACCGGGATTCTCTGCCCCGCCTTTTGAGCCCATCCTGCCAATATGTTGAACCAGTTGGCTTACGTTTCCGTCAGACGTGGGCTGAATGTTCGGCCAGCACAAAAAAAACGTAGAATTGGGGAACTATGTTCAGATGTCCTGTCATGGAGACACGCTTTCTCCCCGTTCACGAGTACAGCTCTCACCTGACCCCCCTCCCACACACCGACGTTGTTGCTGCACACCAGAGCGCCAAGAAAATCGCCACATCGTTGTGTGGCAtttgaagaaaaagaaaggaacggtCGAAGGATACCCTCAAACAACAGAGGTGGAGCCCGGCTCACCCAACCCGCTCATCAACAAAACCAGGAACACAACCCAGTCACCTCACTGTGCAGCCGGCCACCTGTAACTGAAGGGAACGGAAACCATTGGTTATCTGTGTTTTTCGCGCCCTCCCGCTGGCACGATCGTTTCCAAATAAACCGAATTTCGGCCTGCCAACCCCCGCTGCTACTAAGTCATCACGGGCTCGACCCCAGAAGAACGGGAGGCGTTACGTGGAACTCTGTTTCTGCCCTGGGGGATGCTGGATGTGCAGGCTAGCTCGGCCGGAGACGCTGATCATTAGAAGTAATACTATCGCCAGAAAACTGGGCAGATGTCGTTGAAGGACTTGAGAAGACAAAATAACCTCATATCATTTTCGTCAACAGCAGAGCGACActgaagacggagaaagccAGCGACTTGCTCCACCTTTCAGCACCAGTTCCAGATGTCTCAGGCGGTATGGTTGTGGTGTCGGAAGACGGGCCACTTGAtccgtcgccgtctgctgCTTTCGCGACTGTGATGACAACGTTGCAATCTTTGGCACGGGCATCTTTGTCCGTGCCCGTCGCACATTTATAAAAAAGCGTCTGACTCTCGTCTGGCAGCTGTGGTACTGTCAATGTGTAGGCTGGTGTGTTCGGATTGCCTTCCGGGGACGCGTGCTGCACCAGCGAAGCACCGGCAAGAGTATCTGCCAGTGGGGCTGTGGATTCGCACCCGTCTGATTGGCAAATCTGATCAAAAAGCTTTGGCGTGAGATTTTGGTCGTTCCCGCAAGCAAAGGTTACCGATTGACTAGCAGAAGTGATTTCCAGCCTGAGCGGACCATTGTCTGAGTTGCAGGTGCCTAGAAATGACAAAAACACACAGTAAATCCTCAGAGCACAAAAAGATACCATGAGAGCCACACGGGAGCACGCAAGGCGAGAGGCCTGCCCGAGCTCTACAGGGCACTCCAGACGTGGCTCTGCCACGCATTCAAGTCGCCGGCAAGACACCTGGAGCACCCTTGGATAACCAAAATTGCTCGTAGAATAACTATGTACGGTCAACTCCAGAGGCACCGCATTGACGCTCAGAAGGTTACTACGATTCCTACCGCCAATCTTTCTCAACAGAAGCAGCGACACTATCCCTGCTATTCTGCCTCGTGTGTTGGACAGGGGACAATCATACCCGCATCTGCGGTTACCAAGGCCGACATGTGTTCATAAAAAAAGCCTGGTTCTCCCATTCTTCGCTGTTAGCTGCTAAAGCAACAATGCCTTTATATTCAGCTTGTCCCACCCACCATTTCCCTCCATCATATTCTTCATCGACTGACGCAGGAACGAAGCTGTGTGGACTAGATAACTCTGCACCCGAAATCATGATGAAACAGTATGTTTCACTGGTTTCAGGCTTGACCCATGTCTCTATTACTTGCTTCACTCCAGTCTACTGCCTATGCACGTTGGCCACTCCTCGCTTTATCAGCACATTCCTTCAACTCTCGGAAACCCCGAATACGCAGGTGGGTTTACCGTACTCTGCGAGGTACAGAATGAATGGACCCCGGGCAGTGGGGGCTGTAGGAGACTCCGTTTTAACTACGAAAAACCCAACTTCTCACCGCATTCCTTCCTTTTTGCTCCCTCTGTTTGAGCAAGTGTTCTCAAGATGGGATGCAGAACGAAGTCATAGACAAAGAACTGACAGCAGGTGTTCCAGACGGTATAGTTGAGGTGTGATGTGAGGAGATGTGGTCGCACGGAATTGTTTGCAAACTTACTGGGTACGGGATAACTAAATCCTTGCTTCGGTGGTCCCCAAATTGAAATCTGAACCGTGCAGGCTTTCTTTGAGGAGCTCCGGCCGGCG is drawn from Neospora caninum Liverpool complete genome, chromosome X and contains these coding sequences:
- a CDS encoding SRS domain-containing protein, whose translation is MTQNPGAFKTATTVAAGRRTVFCRRLCLWLSASFLVVFVCSFRVQYSDAEKNECKSDKSVLQLVAKDATPVDFTCGNGVSYLYPPYRSEATQVCRTSACTDVVGMSLTNVSLVSQSNGLSITTTDVQQASTIYFQCTDTATETHLSRLDSKPPAGRSSSKKACTVQISIWGPPKQGFSYPVPNNGPLRLEITSASQSVTFACGNDQNLTPKLFDQICQSDGCESTAPLADTLAGASLVQHASPEGNPNTPAYTLTVPQLPDESQTLFYKCATGTDKDARAKDCNVVITVAKAADGDGSSGPSSDTTTIPPETSGTGAERWSKSLAFSVFSVALLLTKMI